From the genome of Sphingobium sp. JS3065, one region includes:
- a CDS encoding elongation factor G produces the protein MSGCCTRAIALVGPAGGGKTSLAEAMLFISGAVPRQGSVQAGSSVGDASPEARERGSSTELNLMHFEWMGDSFALIDVPGAPGFATDGAIALDMADLAVVVIDPDPERAALAQPVLRRLERAGIPHALFVNKIDQARGSIEDLLTALAPMSAAALVARQIPIRAGERVAGFVDLALERAYHYEAGKKSQQVAIAPHVKDDESAARFHMLEQLADHDDLLLEQLLSDEQPSLDTVFADLARETASGLIVPVLFGSASNGFGIRRLLKMLRHDTPMAAQTAERLAIRGEAAQIFKISHAATVGRLALARIFGGPLADGAEMVDGDGRPLRPGGLFAVQGAATTKIPLAESGAIVGLAKIEGVQAGDVIGMAGTVPTTGLEVEKMAANCALAIAARDHKDEVRLSTALNRLAEEDAGLHWDQDEGSRETLLHGMSEDHLAVALDRLKRRYGVAVSVHAPTIAYRESIRKAVTQRGRHRKQSGGHGQFGDVVLEVRPLERGGGVRFEERITGGAVPRQYIPAVEKGVMDAVAKGPFGFAVVDVAAALVDGSFHSVDSSELAFRTAGRMAMSDALAAASPYLLEPIAHVTIMSPSAATSRITSAVASRRGQMLRMTTLDGWFHWDVVEVLLPEAGLQGLEAEIRSMSQGMAHYTARFDHLAEVSAKLADGIIQRARELA, from the coding sequence ATGAGCGGCTGTTGTACACGGGCCATCGCGCTCGTCGGCCCCGCCGGAGGGGGCAAGACCAGCCTTGCGGAAGCAATGCTGTTCATCAGCGGCGCCGTTCCGCGCCAGGGATCGGTGCAGGCGGGCAGCAGCGTGGGCGACGCCAGTCCGGAGGCGCGGGAGCGCGGCAGTTCGACCGAACTCAACCTGATGCATTTCGAATGGATGGGCGACAGTTTCGCATTGATCGACGTGCCGGGCGCGCCGGGCTTCGCGACGGACGGGGCGATCGCGCTCGACATGGCCGACCTTGCCGTCGTGGTGATCGATCCCGATCCGGAACGGGCCGCGCTGGCCCAGCCGGTGCTGCGCAGGCTGGAGCGGGCGGGCATTCCGCACGCGCTGTTCGTCAACAAGATCGATCAGGCGCGGGGCAGCATAGAGGATCTGCTCACCGCGCTCGCGCCGATGAGCGCCGCCGCGCTGGTGGCGCGCCAGATTCCGATTCGCGCCGGGGAGCGAGTCGCGGGCTTCGTCGACCTCGCGTTGGAGCGGGCCTATCATTATGAGGCGGGGAAAAAATCGCAGCAGGTCGCGATCGCCCCGCATGTGAAGGACGATGAAAGCGCGGCGCGCTTCCATATGCTGGAGCAACTGGCCGACCATGACGACCTGTTGCTGGAACAATTGCTGTCCGACGAACAGCCGAGTCTGGATACCGTCTTCGCCGATCTGGCGCGGGAGACCGCGAGCGGGCTGATCGTGCCGGTGCTGTTCGGTTCCGCGTCGAACGGCTTCGGCATCCGGCGGCTGTTGAAGATGCTGCGCCACGACACGCCGATGGCGGCCCAGACGGCGGAACGGCTCGCGATCCGGGGGGAGGCGGCGCAGATCTTCAAGATTTCCCATGCCGCGACGGTCGGTCGGCTGGCGCTGGCCCGCATCTTCGGCGGTCCGCTGGCCGACGGGGCGGAGATGGTCGATGGCGACGGGCGGCCGTTGCGACCGGGCGGGCTGTTCGCTGTCCAGGGCGCGGCCACGACCAAAATCCCCTTGGCGGAGTCGGGCGCGATCGTCGGCCTCGCGAAGATCGAGGGTGTCCAGGCAGGCGATGTGATCGGCATGGCGGGCACGGTCCCGACGACCGGCCTGGAGGTGGAGAAAATGGCGGCCAATTGCGCGCTGGCGATTGCCGCCAGGGACCATAAGGACGAGGTGCGGCTTTCCACCGCGCTCAACCGGCTGGCCGAAGAGGATGCCGGGCTGCACTGGGATCAGGATGAAGGGTCTCGCGAAACCCTGCTCCACGGCATGAGCGAGGATCATCTGGCGGTCGCGCTGGACCGGCTGAAACGCCGCTATGGCGTCGCCGTGTCGGTCCACGCGCCGACGATCGCCTATCGGGAATCGATCCGCAAGGCAGTGACGCAACGCGGGCGGCACAGGAAACAGTCCGGCGGCCATGGCCAATTCGGGGATGTGGTGCTGGAAGTCCGCCCTCTGGAACGGGGCGGGGGCGTGAGGTTCGAGGAACGGATCACCGGCGGCGCGGTGCCCAGGCAATATATTCCGGCGGTCGAAAAGGGCGTGATGGACGCCGTGGCGAAGGGTCCGTTCGGCTTTGCGGTCGTGGATGTCGCCGCCGCGCTGGTGGACGGGTCTTTCCACAGCGTCGACAGTTCGGAACTGGCCTTCCGCACCGCCGGGCGCATGGCCATGTCCGACGCTTTGGCGGCGGCGTCGCCCTATCTGCTGGAACCCATCGCCCATGTGACGATCATGAGTCCCAGCGCCGCGACGTCCCGCATCACATCCGCCGTGGCGAGCCGGCGGGGCCAGATGCTGCGGATGACGACTCTGGACGGCTGGTTCCACTGGGATGTGGTGGAGGTTTTGCTGCCCGAAGCAGGGTTGCAGGGGCTGGAAGCGGAAATCCGGTCGATGAGCCAGGGCATGGCCCATTACACGGCGCGCTTCGATCATCTGGCGGAGGTCAGCGCGAAGCTGGCGGACGGCATCATCCAGCGGGCGCGGGAATTGGCTTAG
- a CDS encoding universal stress protein, translating to MKSILLHIHEDHGAESRLQAACDLARASGAHIHCAQVTAMPDFVAADMYGGASMAPAMMAELYDIDEKARVRVEDRLRREDVSWDWRHVEGDVVHALLSAATLTDGMIVTLPSGPRKDFADPLHLAADLALAGRVPVIAVPQEAKSFPVTGRALVAWDGSQEASAALRLSVPLLKLAEEVHVVTVEEAGKYPFPATDAPEYLARHGIKCQFHTWPQDGRTVEAALKAAVSVLKPDWMVMGAFGHSRLREMVFGGVTRTLLREVQVPLLLAH from the coding sequence ATGAAATCGATCCTGTTGCACATTCATGAAGATCATGGCGCGGAAAGCCGCTTGCAGGCGGCCTGCGATCTGGCCCGCGCATCGGGTGCGCATATCCATTGCGCGCAGGTGACGGCCATGCCCGATTTCGTCGCGGCGGACATGTATGGTGGCGCTTCCATGGCCCCGGCGATGATGGCCGAGCTTTACGACATCGACGAAAAGGCCCGGGTGCGGGTGGAGGACCGGCTGCGCCGGGAGGATGTGAGCTGGGACTGGCGCCATGTGGAGGGCGATGTCGTCCATGCTCTGCTGTCCGCCGCGACGCTGACCGACGGCATGATCGTCACCCTGCCGTCCGGCCCGCGCAAGGATTTTGCCGATCCGCTGCACCTGGCCGCCGATCTGGCGCTGGCCGGGCGGGTTCCCGTGATCGCCGTGCCGCAGGAGGCCAAGTCCTTCCCGGTGACGGGCCGCGCATTGGTGGCGTGGGATGGTTCGCAGGAAGCCTCCGCCGCGCTGCGCCTGTCCGTGCCGCTGCTGAAACTGGCGGAGGAGGTGCATGTCGTCACGGTCGAGGAAGCGGGCAAATATCCCTTCCCGGCGACCGACGCGCCGGAATATCTGGCCCGCCACGGCATCAAATGCCAGTTCCACACCTGGCCGCAGGACGGCCGCACTGTCGAAGCGGCGCTGAAGGCCGCCGTCAGCGTGCTGAAGCCGGACTGGATGGTGATGGGCGCCTTCGGCCATAGCCGCCTGAGGGAGATGGTGTTCGGCGGCGTAACCCGCACCCTGCTGCGCGAAGTGCAAGTGCCGCTCTTGCTGGCGCACTGA
- a CDS encoding sensor histidine kinase — MAVADDETDGLTQREHSLEQALLGSILATVPDALIVIDMRGQIVSFSAAAQRMFQYAESDVLGENISMLMPSPDRERHDGYIHHYLSTGEKRIIGIGRLTSARRRDGSTFPIELSVGEVQDEGRRLFTGFIRDLTERQQAERRVADLQAELAHVGRVTAMGTLASALAHELNQPLTAIANYLEAGRDMLNAEGPVDRELLREAMAESANQALRAGEIIRSLREFIKRGETLRQPEPLRGLLAEGAALAFIGVDSRGLDMDISVDPRVDKVLVNRVQLQQVIINLTKNAVEAMADSPARILRLSAVPGENGRVEVIIADSGPGLAPDMSRTLFTPFTTTKASGMGVGLSISQTIIEGHGGRIWAAPSQWGGTAFHFTLDAVD, encoded by the coding sequence ATGGCGGTAGCGGACGACGAAACGGATGGCTTGACGCAGCGCGAGCATAGTCTGGAACAGGCTCTGCTCGGCTCCATTCTGGCGACCGTGCCGGACGCGCTGATCGTCATCGACATGCGCGGGCAGATCGTGTCGTTCAGCGCCGCGGCGCAGCGCATGTTCCAATATGCCGAAAGCGACGTGCTGGGCGAAAATATCTCGATGCTGATGCCCTCCCCCGACCGGGAAAGGCATGACGGCTATATCCACCACTATCTGTCGACCGGGGAAAAGCGGATCATCGGCATCGGCCGCCTGACCAGCGCGCGGCGGCGGGACGGGTCGACATTCCCCATCGAACTGTCGGTGGGCGAGGTGCAGGATGAGGGGCGGCGGCTGTTCACCGGCTTCATCCGCGACCTGACCGAACGCCAGCAGGCCGAGCGGCGCGTGGCCGATTTGCAGGCGGAACTGGCCCATGTCGGGCGCGTGACGGCGATGGGGACGCTGGCGTCGGCGCTGGCGCATGAACTGAACCAGCCGCTGACCGCCATCGCCAATTATCTGGAGGCGGGGCGCGACATGCTCAATGCCGAAGGGCCGGTGGACCGCGAATTGCTGCGCGAGGCGATGGCGGAAAGCGCGAACCAGGCATTGCGCGCGGGCGAGATCATCCGGTCCCTGCGCGAATTCATCAAGCGGGGCGAGACGCTGCGCCAGCCCGAACCGCTGCGCGGCTTGCTGGCGGAGGGGGCGGCGCTGGCCTTTATCGGCGTGGACAGCCGGGGGCTGGACATGGACATCAGCGTCGACCCCCGCGTCGACAAGGTGCTGGTCAACCGGGTGCAGTTGCAGCAGGTCATCATCAACCTGACCAAGAACGCGGTGGAGGCGATGGCCGACAGCCCGGCGCGCATCCTGCGCCTGTCCGCCGTTCCGGGGGAAAATGGCCGGGTGGAGGTGATCATCGCGGACAGCGGGCCGGGCCTGGCGCCGGACATGTCGCGCACGCTCTTCACCCCCTTCACCACCACCAAGGCGTCCGGCATGGGCGTCGGCCTGTCGATCAGCCAGACCATCATCGAAGGGCATGGCGGGCGCATCTGGGCTGCGCCGTCGCAATGGGGCGGCACGGCCTTTCACTTCACCCTTGATGCAGTGGACTAA
- the fixJ gene encoding response regulator FixJ — protein sequence MSEAFPIYVVDDDEAIRRSLSFMLRTSGFAVKLFEGGLPFLKEAADLEPGCVLLDVRMPDMDGLAVQRELRARGVMLPVVIMTGHGDIDMAVTAMKAGASDFIEKPFEKAALLGCVEAARRVAVADRGANARADDARARLNILTDREREVLDGLVEGLPNKTIAYDLGISPRTVEIHRANLMQKLEVKSLAEALRIAFHAGVEKDEGGGLCHAES from the coding sequence ATGAGCGAAGCTTTCCCCATCTATGTCGTGGACGATGATGAGGCGATCCGGCGGTCGCTGTCCTTCATGCTGAGGACCAGCGGGTTCGCCGTGAAGCTGTTCGAGGGCGGCCTGCCCTTCCTGAAGGAGGCCGCCGACCTGGAGCCGGGCTGCGTTCTGCTGGACGTGCGGATGCCCGATATGGACGGGCTGGCGGTGCAGCGCGAGTTGCGGGCGCGGGGCGTCATGCTGCCGGTGGTGATCATGACCGGCCATGGCGACATCGACATGGCGGTGACTGCGATGAAGGCCGGGGCGAGCGACTTCATCGAGAAGCCGTTCGAAAAGGCGGCGCTGCTGGGCTGCGTCGAGGCGGCGCGGCGGGTGGCGGTGGCGGATCGCGGCGCGAATGCGCGGGCGGACGATGCGCGGGCGCGACTCAACATCCTGACCGACCGGGAACGGGAGGTTCTGGACGGACTGGTGGAGGGCCTGCCCAACAAGACCATCGCCTATGACCTGGGCATCAGCCCGCGCACGGTGGAGATACACCGCGCCAACCTGATGCAGAAGCTGGAGGTGAAGAGCCTGGCCGAGGCGCTGAGGATCGCATTCCATGCCGGAGTGGAGAAGGACGAGGGAGGAGGGTTATGCCATGCTGAATCGTAG
- a CDS encoding DUF2182 domain-containing protein, producing MKTAIEAILARHRLWCAIALTVLILLAWGWLLTGAGMGMAPMASLAPSGLEAPAAMSPMMAMPMPAVAPWTAAQFALTLAMWWVMMVAMMLPSAAPVILLHARAVSHRDGAVRPPTEGFLLGYLLVWGLFSLIAATAQWRLDAIAMLSPMAMAASSRWLAAGLLIAAGVYQISSWKDACLHQCRNPAQFLSRHYRPGWTGALRMGMIHGAWCVGCCWMLMALLFAGGIMNLAWIALLTLLVALEKLMPWGRAVSIAAGLGCILWGWTILVG from the coding sequence ATGAAGACCGCCATCGAAGCGATACTGGCCCGGCATCGCCTGTGGTGCGCGATCGCGTTGACCGTGCTGATCCTGCTGGCCTGGGGCTGGCTGCTGACGGGCGCGGGCATGGGCATGGCGCCCATGGCCTCGCTCGCGCCCTCCGGCCTGGAAGCGCCAGCGGCCATGTCCCCCATGATGGCGATGCCGATGCCCGCCGTCGCGCCCTGGACGGCGGCGCAGTTCGCCCTCACCCTCGCCATGTGGTGGGTGATGATGGTCGCGATGATGCTGCCCTCCGCCGCGCCGGTGATCCTGCTCCATGCCCGCGCCGTCAGCCATCGGGACGGAGCCGTCCGCCCGCCGACGGAGGGCTTCCTGCTCGGCTATCTGCTGGTCTGGGGCCTGTTCTCGCTGATCGCCGCGACCGCGCAATGGCGGCTCGATGCCATCGCCATGCTCTCCCCCATGGCGATGGCCGCCTCCAGCCGCTGGCTGGCGGCGGGGCTGTTGATCGCGGCGGGCGTCTATCAGATCAGTTCCTGGAAGGACGCCTGCCTGCACCAGTGCCGCAACCCCGCGCAGTTCCTCAGCCGCCATTACCGGCCGGGCTGGACCGGCGCGCTGCGCATGGGGATGATCCACGGCGCCTGGTGCGTGGGCTGCTGCTGGATGCTGATGGCGCTGCTGTTCGCGGGCGGGATCATGAACCTTGCCTGGATCGCGCTGCTGACCCTGCTGGTCGCGCTGGAAAAGCTGATGCCATGGGGCAGGGCGGTTTCCATCGCCGCCGGTCTGGGCTGCATCCTCTGGGGCTGGACGATTTTGGTGGGCTGA
- a CDS encoding DUF1326 domain-containing protein produces the protein MAYWMLKGREFANCNCEYGCNCQFGGLPDKGHCQAAFGFAIDEGRHGDTDLAGLNIAAVFRWPGPIHEGQGECVAFVDERATEAQRQSLLTIMTGGDTAPLATVFAVFASTIVTMHEPHFVPVDFEVDVEGRRGRLRIPGHLEMDGEPIRSPVDGSEIRAQIRLPDGFEYEVAEIGSGASRAIAPMRLDHASSYGQFAYLHLDSHGVVRAG, from the coding sequence ATGGCTTACTGGATGCTCAAGGGCCGGGAATTCGCCAATTGCAATTGCGAATATGGCTGCAACTGCCAGTTTGGCGGCCTGCCCGACAAGGGCCATTGCCAGGCCGCCTTCGGCTTCGCCATCGATGAAGGCCGCCATGGCGACACCGACCTTGCGGGCCTCAACATCGCCGCCGTCTTCCGCTGGCCCGGCCCGATTCATGAAGGGCAGGGGGAATGCGTCGCCTTCGTCGACGAACGCGCGACAGAGGCGCAGCGCCAATCCCTGCTGACGATCATGACCGGCGGCGACACCGCGCCCCTCGCGACCGTCTTCGCGGTCTTCGCCTCCACCATCGTCACCATGCACGAACCGCATTTCGTGCCCGTCGATTTCGAGGTCGACGTGGAGGGCCGCAGGGGCCGCCTGCGCATCCCCGGCCATCTGGAAATGGACGGCGAACCGATTCGCAGCCCGGTGGACGGCTCCGAAATCCGCGCCCAGATCCGCCTGCCCGACGGCTTCGAATATGAAGTGGCGGAAATCGGTTCCGGCGCCAGCCGCGCCATCGCGCCGATGCGGCTCGACCATGCGTCCAGCTATGGCCAGTTCGCCTATCTCCACCTCGACAGCCACGGCGTCGTCAGGGCCGGATGA
- the phhA gene encoding phenylalanine 4-monooxygenase, translating to MAHAELALPEGAAADWTVPQHWAAYTSGEHAMWDRLFERQAAMLPGRVVPEFLEGLDILRMTRPGIPDFAELSERLMRRTGWQVVAVPGLVPDRVFFEHLANRRFVAGRFIRKPEQIDYLQEPDVFHDVFGHVPLLTHPAFADYMQAYGEGGLRADHMGAIDHLARLYWYTVEFGLMRRGGDLRLYGAGIVSSFGESVFALDDASPNRIGFDLKRLMRTEYRIDDYQQSYFVIDSFEDLLARTSDVDFGPIYRELESESDLPPDAVLPEDRVLHRGTQDYARAKTAC from the coding sequence ATGGCACATGCGGAACTGGCACTCCCTGAAGGCGCGGCTGCGGACTGGACGGTTCCGCAGCACTGGGCGGCTTATACATCCGGCGAACATGCGATGTGGGACCGGCTGTTCGAGCGGCAGGCGGCGATGCTGCCGGGGCGGGTGGTGCCGGAATTTCTGGAAGGGCTGGATATACTGCGGATGACGCGGCCGGGGATTCCCGACTTTGCCGAATTGTCGGAGCGGCTGATGCGGCGGACCGGCTGGCAAGTGGTGGCGGTGCCGGGGCTGGTGCCGGACCGGGTGTTTTTCGAGCATCTCGCCAATCGGCGGTTCGTCGCTGGGCGGTTCATCCGCAAGCCGGAGCAGATCGATTATCTGCAGGAGCCGGACGTGTTTCACGACGTGTTCGGCCATGTGCCGCTGCTGACCCATCCGGCCTTCGCCGATTATATGCAGGCCTATGGCGAGGGCGGGTTGCGCGCCGATCATATGGGGGCGATCGACCATCTGGCGCGGCTTTACTGGTATACGGTGGAGTTCGGGCTGATGCGGCGGGGCGGCGACCTGCGGCTTTATGGGGCGGGGATCGTGTCGTCCTTCGGCGAGTCGGTGTTCGCGCTGGACGATGCTTCGCCCAACCGGATCGGGTTCGACCTGAAGCGGTTGATGCGGACCGAATATCGCATCGACGACTATCAGCAGAGCTATTTCGTGATCGACAGTTTCGAGGATCTGCTGGCCAGGACATCGGACGTGGATTTCGGCCCCATCTATCGCGAGCTGGAGAGCGAGAGCGATCTGCCGCCCGATGCGGTGTTGCCGGAGGACCGCGTCCTTCATCGCGGGACGCAGGATTATGCGCGGGCGAAAACGGCATGCTGA
- the hppD gene encoding 4-hydroxyphenylpyruvate dioxygenase — protein MADTVNPLGLNGFEFVEFTSPDPEAMGRQFEQLGFVPSHRHPTKNITRYKQGRINLMLNRDDAGRVAAFRGEHGPSASAMAFRVADPEAAMAWALEHGAKPTEEDDTVIQGIGGSYLYFIRDGEDLYADWAEFAGWREAEAANSVGLDLLDHLTHNVRRGQMRVWSQFYRTLFGFEEQKYFDIKGQATGLFSQAMIAPDRAIRIPLNESQDDKSQIEEFIRQYHGEGIQHLALTTANIYETVEKLRARGVRLQDTIETYYELVDKRVPGHGEDLERLRKNRILIDGSVENGEGILLQIFTENMFGPIFFEIIQRKGNEGFGNGNFQALFESIELDQIRRGVISVDA, from the coding sequence ATGGCTGACACCGTCAATCCGCTGGGCCTGAACGGGTTCGAGTTCGTCGAATTCACATCGCCCGATCCCGAAGCCATGGGGCGGCAGTTCGAACAACTGGGTTTCGTGCCGTCGCACCGGCACCCGACCAAGAACATCACCCGGTACAAGCAGGGGCGCATCAACCTGATGCTGAACCGCGACGATGCCGGGCGGGTGGCGGCTTTCCGGGGCGAACATGGGCCGTCGGCGAGCGCCATGGCGTTCCGCGTGGCCGATCCGGAAGCGGCGATGGCCTGGGCGCTGGAGCATGGCGCCAAGCCGACCGAGGAGGACGATACCGTCATCCAGGGGATTGGCGGTTCCTATCTCTATTTCATCAGGGATGGGGAAGATCTGTACGCCGATTGGGCAGAGTTTGCGGGTTGGCGGGAAGCTGAGGCCGCGAACAGCGTCGGCCTGGATCTGCTCGATCATCTGACGCACAATGTCCGGCGCGGGCAGATGCGGGTGTGGAGCCAGTTCTACCGGACGCTCTTCGGGTTCGAGGAGCAGAAATATTTCGACATCAAGGGGCAGGCGACCGGGCTGTTCAGCCAGGCGATGATCGCGCCGGATCGGGCCATCCGCATTCCGCTGAACGAAAGCCAGGACGACAAGAGCCAGATCGAGGAATTCATCCGCCAATATCATGGCGAGGGTATCCAGCATCTGGCGCTGACCACCGCCAATATCTACGAGACGGTGGAGAAATTGCGCGCGCGCGGCGTGCGGTTGCAGGATACGATCGAGACCTATTATGAACTGGTCGACAAGCGCGTGCCGGGGCATGGCGAGGATCTGGAGCGGTTGCGGAAGAACCGCATCCTGATCGACGGGTCGGTGGAGAATGGCGAGGGGATCTTGCTCCAGATCTTCACCGAAAACATGTTCGGGCCGATCTTTTTCGAAATCATCCAGCGCAAGGGGAATGAAGGCTTCGGAAATGGGAATTTCCAGGCGCTGTTCGAAAGCATCGAACTGGACCAGATACGGCGCGGGGTGATTTCGGTGGATGCCTGA
- the cpaB gene encoding Flp pilus assembly protein CpaB, which yields MRLGLKAKLTIAVGLTAACAFLAMGVRELRSASAATGEGRTAAPAKKDAPTALLVQAARAIRTGETITAAMIRNAAGDPARYPYAATSAEVVGKVATRDIPLRALIAREAVGMESNLAIRVPMGMRAVSIDTTAEIAVAGLVRPGDRVDVQVVYPGADAISGARGSGRSRAQPLLQMVQVLAVGEVVVGAQQASGVDRALASPPPPARTVTLALTPEQVSALSLAKNIGALTLSLRNPADSAQVAVAVAASAGVEPAAAARVAVPAPAPRAVPRRTPHAIELVVGDRRETIYSGSGGR from the coding sequence ATGCGTCTGGGTTTGAAGGCCAAGCTGACCATCGCCGTCGGGCTGACGGCCGCTTGCGCCTTTCTGGCCATGGGCGTCAGGGAATTGCGGAGCGCTTCCGCCGCCACCGGAGAGGGTCGCACCGCCGCGCCCGCGAAGAAGGATGCGCCAACCGCGCTGCTGGTGCAGGCGGCGCGGGCGATCCGCACCGGGGAGACGATCACCGCCGCCATGATCCGCAACGCGGCGGGCGATCCGGCGCGCTATCCCTATGCGGCGACATCCGCCGAAGTGGTGGGGAAAGTGGCGACGCGGGACATTCCCCTGCGCGCCCTGATCGCCCGCGAAGCGGTGGGGATGGAGAGCAATCTGGCCATTCGCGTGCCCATGGGGATGCGCGCCGTCAGCATCGACACGACGGCGGAGATCGCCGTGGCCGGGCTGGTCCGGCCGGGCGACCGGGTGGACGTGCAGGTCGTCTATCCGGGCGCCGACGCGATCAGCGGGGCGCGGGGGTCCGGGCGCAGCCGGGCGCAGCCCTTGTTGCAGATGGTGCAGGTGCTGGCGGTGGGCGAGGTCGTCGTCGGGGCGCAGCAGGCGTCGGGGGTGGACAGGGCGCTCGCCTCCCCTCCCCCGCCTGCGCGGACGGTGACGCTGGCCTTGACGCCGGAGCAGGTGTCGGCGCTGTCGCTGGCGAAGAATATCGGGGCGTTGACGCTGTCGCTGCGCAATCCGGCGGACAGCGCGCAGGTGGCGGTGGCGGTCGCCGCTTCGGCGGGGGTCGAGCCGGCGGCGGCGGCAAGGGTGGCGGTTCCCGCGCCCGCGCCCCGCGCCGTTCCCCGCCGGACGCCTCATGCCATTGAGCTGGTCGTGGGAGACCGGCGCGAGACCATCTATTCGGGGAGCGGCGGGCGTTGA
- a CDS encoding type II and III secretion system protein family protein, whose translation MTLIALALPMTAAAETALHVKQQRTLSYPRAIGRVEVDREGVLSIAAPSARSLRLTAIGEGEATVSVFGGDGGLIAREPVRVAADAAASAPVVRAGEQVVAVDVQFAAVSTTTLKALGFNFSKLSGDIQGAIVSPSSLGSASFNPDGLSLEASAPIQNAFNLFLSAPNRGIGAVLSALSSNGLSQLLAQPTLLVRSGEQASFLAGGEFPVPVPQVSGSGNTLSIQYKEFGVRLSVTPFVLSKDHIVLKIAPEVSELDYNNGVQLQGYVVPGLRRRSAETTVELGSGQSFVIAGLSYSSQTVTKEKAPLLGDIPVLGAFFKRQQNQKEKQELIIVATPRLVGPVKAEEMPPLPGAATAGVDPGIGDMILGTDGLDQSSAPLGVVRR comes from the coding sequence GTGACCCTGATCGCGCTTGCCCTGCCCATGACGGCGGCGGCGGAGACGGCGCTGCATGTGAAGCAGCAGCGCACCCTTTCCTACCCCCGCGCCATCGGGCGGGTCGAGGTGGACCGGGAGGGCGTGCTGTCCATCGCCGCGCCGTCCGCCCGGTCGTTGCGGCTGACGGCGATTGGCGAAGGGGAAGCGACCGTCAGCGTCTTTGGCGGCGATGGCGGTTTGATCGCGCGGGAGCCGGTGCGGGTGGCGGCGGATGCGGCTGCAAGCGCGCCGGTCGTCCGGGCGGGCGAGCAGGTGGTGGCGGTCGACGTGCAGTTCGCCGCCGTGTCCACGACGACGCTGAAGGCGCTGGGGTTCAATTTTTCCAAGCTGTCCGGCGACATTCAGGGGGCCATCGTTTCGCCCAGCAGCCTGGGCAGCGCGTCCTTCAATCCCGACGGCCTGTCGCTGGAGGCGAGCGCGCCGATCCAGAACGCCTTCAACCTGTTCCTTTCCGCGCCCAACAGGGGGATCGGGGCGGTGCTGAGCGCGCTGTCGTCCAACGGGCTTTCGCAACTATTGGCGCAGCCGACCCTGCTGGTGCGGTCCGGCGAGCAGGCGAGTTTCCTGGCCGGGGGCGAGTTCCCAGTGCCGGTGCCGCAGGTTTCGGGATCCGGCAATACATTGTCCATCCAGTATAAGGAATTCGGGGTGCGCTTGTCGGTCACGCCCTTCGTGTTGTCGAAGGACCATATCGTGCTGAAGATCGCGCCGGAGGTCAGCGAACTCGACTATAATAATGGCGTGCAGTTGCAGGGCTATGTCGTGCCGGGGCTGCGGCGGCGGTCGGCGGAGACAACGGTCGAACTGGGCAGCGGGCAGAGTTTCGTCATCGCGGGCCTCAGCTATTCCAGCCAGACGGTGACGAAGGAAAAGGCCCCCCTGCTGGGTGACATTCCGGTGCTGGGCGCCTTCTTCAAGCGGCAGCAGAACCAGAAGGAGAAGCAGGAGCTGATCATCGTCGCCACGCCCCGGCTGGTGGGACCGGTGAAGGCGGAGGAGATGCCGCCCCTGCCCGGCGCGGCGACGGCTGGGGTCGACCCCGGCATTGGCGACATGATTTTGGGCACGGACGGGCTGGACCAGTCGAGCGCGCCCCTTGGCGTGGTGAGGCGCTGA